In the genome of Perca fluviatilis chromosome 4, GENO_Pfluv_1.0, whole genome shotgun sequence, one region contains:
- the eno1b gene encoding enolase 1b, (alpha) yields MSILKIHAREIFDSRGNPTVEVDLYTDKGLFRAAVPSGASTGIYEALELRDNDKSRYLGKGVSQAVGHINSTIAPALVGQDVSVVEQERIDQMMIDLDGTENKSKFGANAILGVSLAVCKAGAAEKGVPLYRHIADLAGNPEVILPVPAFNVINGGSHAGNKLAMQEFMILPIGASNFKEAMRIGAEVYHNLKNVIKKKYGQDATNVGDEGGFAPNILENQEALELIKEAIAKAGYTDEVVIGMDVAASEFYREGKYDLDFKSPDDSSRYITPDELADLYKSFVKDYPVVSIEDPFDQDDWAAWTSFTGSTDIQVVGDDLTVTNPNRISKAVEEKACNCLLLKVNQIGTVTESMQACKMAQESGWGVMVSHRSGETEDTFIADLVVGLCTGQIKTGAPCRSERLAKYNQILRIEEELGDKARFAGKNFRNPLTE; encoded by the exons ATGTCTATACTCAAGATCCACGCCCGAGAGATCTTTGATTCTCGTGGAAACCCCACCGTGGAGGTTGACCTTTACACTGACAAAG GCTTGTTTAGGGCAGCTGTTCCAAGCGGTGCATCGACTGGAATCTACGAAGCCTTGGAGCTTAGGGACAATGACAAGTCACGCTACCTTGGAAAAG GAGTCTCCCAGGCTGTAGGACACATTAATTCAACTATTGCACCTGCACTTGTTGGCCAA GATGTATCTGTGGTTGAGCAAGAGAGAATTGACCAGATGATGATCGACTTGGATGGCACAGAGAACAAAT CCAAATTTGGAGCAAATGCCATCCTGGGTGTTTCTTTAGCTGTTTGCAAAGCTGGTGCAGCAGAGAAAGGCGTCCCCCTGTATCGTCATATTGCTGACCTTGCAGGAAACCCCGAGGTCATCTTGCCTGTGCCG GCCTTTAATGTGATCAATGGTGGCTCTCATGCAGGCAACAAGCTTGCCATGCAGGAGTTCATGATCCTGCCCATTGGCGCAAGCAACTTCAAAGAAGCCATGCGCATTGGAGCCGAGGTCTACCACAATCTGAAAAATGTCATCAAGAAGAAATATGGTCAGGATGCCACCAATGTGGGTGATGAAGGTGGCTTTGCTCCAAACATCCTGGAGAACCAGGAAG CTCTGGAGTTGATAAAGGAGGCCATCGCTAAAGCAGGATACACAGATGAGGTTGTGATTGGCATGGATGTGGCAGCGTCTGAATTCTACAGGGAGGGAAAATACGATCTGGACTTCAAGTCTCCCGACGACTCGAGCCGTTACATCACTCCAGACGAGCTGGCTGATCTCTACAAGAGCTTTGTGAAGGATTATCCTG TGGTTTCCATCGAAGATCCCTTCGACCAGGACGACTGGGCGGCCTGGACCAGCTTCACTGGAAGCACAGACATTCAGGTTGTTGGAGACGATCTGACGGTGACAAACCCTAATCGCATCAGCAAGGCTGTGGAGGAGAAAGCCTGCAACTGCCTGCTGCTTAAAGTCAACCAGATTGGCACAGTTACTGAGTCCATGCAAGC GTGTAAGATGGCTCAGGAGAGTGGCTGGGGTGTGATGGTCAGCCATCGCTCCGGTGAAACTGAGGACACCTTCATTGCAGATCTGGTGGTTGGCCTGTGCACTGGACAG ATCAAGACTGGGGCACCCTGTCGCTCTGAGCGTTTAGCCAAATACAACCAGATTCTAAG AATCGAAGAGGAGCTGGGAGACAAGGCTCGCTTTGCTGGAAAGAATTTCAGAAACCCATTGACAGAATAA